In Aureibaculum algae, the following are encoded in one genomic region:
- a CDS encoding carboxypeptidase-like regulatory domain-containing protein encodes MKFKISIILFISTMSLFAQNFAQGVIKDIETDEPIPYVNIGIINKSIGTVTNFEGNFEFETKSNVFNDSIRLSSIGYKSKSILVRDFLNMLKTNKEILLYPDVTTLSEVVLTAKKLKEKVIGNKSKSKRIRLGFTEITLGQEIGTKIRINNSPTYIKSFHTNIAANSNDSLKYRINFYSIKDGLPYEKIVNQNIIFPINVKEGEFTLNLEAYNIIVKDDIYCTLELIEEPKPEDELFFSAAFLGNKMIIRDVSQGDWEKVGAVGVGFNCTVKY; translated from the coding sequence ATGAAATTTAAAATAAGCATCATTTTATTCATTAGTACAATGTCTCTTTTCGCACAAAATTTTGCACAGGGAGTCATAAAAGATATTGAAACCGACGAACCTATCCCTTATGTGAATATTGGAATCATTAATAAGAGTATTGGAACTGTAACTAATTTTGAAGGTAATTTTGAATTTGAAACGAAATCAAATGTATTTAATGATTCCATTAGACTATCCTCAATTGGCTACAAATCTAAATCTATACTGGTCCGTGATTTTTTAAACATGTTAAAGACTAATAAAGAGATTTTACTTTACCCCGATGTTACAACATTGAGTGAAGTTGTATTAACCGCTAAAAAACTGAAAGAAAAAGTAATTGGAAATAAATCGAAATCTAAAAGAATAAGGCTCGGATTTACAGAAATTACACTTGGACAAGAAATTGGAACAAAAATTAGGATAAACAATAGTCCAACCTATATTAAAAGCTTTCATACAAATATTGCTGCGAATAGTAATGATTCACTAAAATACCGTATAAATTTCTATAGCATAAAAGATGGACTGCCTTATGAGAAAATTGTAAATCAGAATATAATTTTTCCAATTAATGTAAAGGAGGGCGAATTTACACTGAACCTTGAAGCGTATAACATTATTGTGAAAGATGATATCTATTGTACACTTGAATTGATTGAAGAACCAAAACCTGAGGATGAGCTGTTTTTTTCAGCGGCATTTTTAGGGAACAAAATGATTATTAGAGATG